One Desulfonatronum thiodismutans DNA segment encodes these proteins:
- a CDS encoding triose-phosphate isomerase: MSLMHLNRSRGRFEIDHRTEPELFRDIYPYKNICRTSFDDSFSMPRPADPMYITDTTFRDGQQARPPYTLEQISHIFDLLHKLGGHSGLIRQSEFFLYSDKDRKAVEQCLAKGYRYPEITGWIRANEDDLKLVKDMGLKETGMLTSVSDYHIFLKLGKDREKTAEGYLRVVEKALEWGIIPRCHFEDITRADIYGFCIPLAQKLMALSKDSGLPVKIRLCDTMGYAVPYPGASLPRCTAKIVRAFTDDAEVPGHWLEWHGHNDFHKALVNTVTAWLYGCSGANATLLGFGERTGNAPVEALAIEYISLTGEDDAAATQTIAEIADYFENVLGYAIPDNYPFVGKDFNATKAGVHVDGLLKNEEIYNIFDTRQILGKPVSIIITDKSGRAGVAYWINNRFGLRGTQQVDKRHPAVGKIHNRIVKAYEDGRTTSFSNQEMWNLVKRHLPQLFSSEFDQLKKTAHTLSSRIMRKLSENMEIKSLEPKRVLTAIDTVLEKYPFIQYLYMVDTKGRLVTGSISHPEDKSKYKAYDPGKDLSDREWFAAPMQTGKLNITDFYRSFITGKLCLTVSMPVFDANDDIQAILGADIRFEELLKRRSELEEEEGDAPV, translated from the coding sequence ATGAGCTTGATGCATCTGAACCGATCACGGGGTCGCTTTGAAATCGACCACCGTACCGAGCCCGAACTGTTTCGGGATATTTATCCCTACAAGAACATCTGCCGGACCAGCTTCGACGATTCCTTTTCCATGCCTCGTCCGGCGGATCCCATGTACATCACGGACACCACCTTCCGCGACGGGCAGCAGGCCAGACCGCCCTACACCTTGGAGCAGATCAGCCATATTTTTGATTTGCTGCACAAGTTGGGCGGGCACAGCGGGCTGATCCGCCAGAGCGAGTTCTTTCTGTACTCGGATAAGGACCGCAAGGCCGTGGAACAGTGCCTGGCCAAGGGCTATCGATATCCCGAGATCACCGGCTGGATCCGGGCCAATGAGGACGACCTGAAGCTGGTCAAGGACATGGGGCTCAAGGAAACCGGCATGCTGACCTCGGTTTCGGACTACCACATTTTCCTGAAGCTGGGCAAAGACCGGGAAAAGACCGCCGAGGGCTACCTCCGGGTCGTGGAAAAAGCCCTGGAATGGGGGATCATTCCCCGTTGCCATTTTGAAGACATCACCCGGGCGGACATCTACGGCTTCTGCATTCCCCTGGCCCAAAAACTGATGGCCCTGTCCAAGGACAGTGGCCTGCCGGTAAAGATCCGGCTTTGCGACACCATGGGCTATGCCGTGCCTTATCCGGGTGCATCCTTGCCCCGCTGCACGGCCAAAATCGTCAGGGCCTTCACCGACGACGCCGAGGTTCCGGGCCACTGGCTGGAGTGGCACGGGCACAACGATTTTCACAAGGCCCTGGTGAACACGGTCACGGCCTGGCTCTACGGCTGCTCCGGGGCCAACGCCACCTTGCTCGGTTTTGGGGAGCGCACCGGCAACGCGCCGGTAGAAGCCCTGGCCATCGAGTACATTTCCCTGACCGGCGAGGACGACGCCGCGGCCACCCAGACCATTGCCGAGATCGCGGACTATTTCGAGAACGTCCTGGGCTACGCCATCCCGGACAACTATCCTTTCGTGGGCAAGGACTTCAACGCCACCAAGGCCGGGGTGCACGTGGACGGCCTGCTCAAGAACGAGGAAATCTACAACATTTTCGACACCCGTCAGATCCTGGGCAAGCCGGTCTCCATCATCATCACGGACAAATCCGGTCGGGCCGGGGTGGCCTACTGGATCAACAACCGCTTCGGGCTGCGCGGCACCCAGCAGGTGGACAAGCGCCATCCGGCCGTGGGCAAAATCCATAACCGGATCGTCAAGGCCTACGAGGACGGGCGAACCACCTCCTTTTCCAATCAGGAGATGTGGAACCTGGTCAAACGCCACCTGCCGCAGCTGTTTTCCTCCGAGTTCGACCAGCTTAAGAAGACGGCCCATACCCTGTCCTCCAGGATCATGCGCAAGCTGTCGGAGAACATGGAAATCAAATCCTTGGAGCCCAAGCGCGTCCTGACCGCCATCGACACTGTCTTGGAAAAATACCCTTTCATCCAGTACCTCTACATGGTGGACACAAAGGGCCGTCTGGTCACCGGCAGCATTTCCCATCCCGAGGACAAGTCCAAGTACAAGGCCTACGACCCAGGCAAGGATCTTTCAGACCGCGAATGGTTCGCCGCCCCGATGCAGACGGGAAAGCTGAATATCACGGACTTTTACCGATCGTTCATTACCGGAAAACTCTGCCTGACCGTTTCCATGCCGGTTTTCGACGCCAACGACGACATCCAGGCCATCCTGGGCGCGGACATCCGCTTCGAGGAACTGCTCAAACGCCGATCCGAACTCGAAGAGGAAGAAGGGGATGCGCCAGTCTGA
- a CDS encoding glycerate kinase family protein — protein sequence MKIVVAPNAFKGCLSGTEAADAIITGIKRVPKPYRIAKMPIADGGDGLLDVLSQRLPGAMETMDVHDPLFRSARSDFFWSPGGRTALIEMAKASGLAMVAEKERDPDKTTSYGTGELIRRALDLGAETIYLGIGGSATVDGGMGIAAALGVKFLDQDHEELPPVGASLARVRTIDRSQTDPRLERVRIEIICDVDNPLLGPNGAALVYGPQKGATPEQALALDAGMANLADIVERDAGKDVRAVSGAGAAGGVGGAMYGLFDAKIRPGIDVVLDLLDMESHVQEAKLVITGEGQIDYQTAYGKAPAGIARLAKKHRVPCVALAGSIGRVTDELYDAGITAVISICCGPVSLHDAMCNGKTLLADSAEQVMRIYADFI from the coding sequence ATGAAAATCGTCGTCGCCCCCAACGCCTTCAAGGGCTGCCTGTCCGGAACCGAGGCCGCGGACGCGATCATCACGGGCATCAAGCGGGTGCCCAAACCGTATCGCATCGCGAAAATGCCCATTGCGGACGGAGGGGACGGCCTTTTGGACGTTCTTTCCCAGCGGCTCCCCGGAGCCATGGAAACCATGGACGTCCATGACCCGCTGTTTCGAAGCGCCCGGTCCGACTTCTTTTGGTCCCCCGGCGGACGGACCGCCTTGATCGAAATGGCCAAGGCCTCAGGCCTGGCCATGGTGGCCGAGAAGGAGCGCGACCCGGACAAGACGACGTCCTACGGAACCGGGGAATTGATCCGCCGGGCTCTGGATCTCGGGGCCGAGACCATCTACCTGGGCATCGGCGGCAGCGCGACCGTGGACGGGGGCATGGGCATCGCCGCCGCGCTGGGAGTGAAGTTTCTCGACCAGGATCACGAAGAACTGCCCCCCGTCGGCGCGTCCCTGGCCCGGGTGCGGACCATTGACCGTTCCCAGACCGATCCGCGTCTGGAGCGGGTCCGGATTGAAATCATCTGCGATGTGGACAACCCCCTGCTCGGCCCCAACGGAGCCGCCCTGGTCTACGGCCCACAAAAAGGCGCCACCCCGGAACAGGCCCTGGCCCTGGACGCCGGAATGGCCAACCTGGCCGACATCGTCGAGCGGGACGCGGGCAAGGACGTCAGGGCCGTTTCGGGTGCCGGAGCAGCGGGCGGAGTCGGCGGGGCCATGTACGGACTCTTCGACGCGAAAATCCGTCCCGGCATCGACGTGGTCCTGGACCTTCTGGACATGGAATCCCATGTCCAAGAGGCCAAACTGGTCATCACCGGGGAAGGGCAAATCGATTATCAGACGGCCTACGGCAAGGCCCCAGCGGGTATCGCCAGACTGGCGAAAAAACACCGCGTCCCCTGCGTCGCCCTGGCCGGGAGCATCGGTAGGGTCACGGACGAACTGTACGACGCGGGCATTACCGCGGTCATCTCCATCTGCTGCGGTCCGGTCTCCCTTCACGACGCCATGTGCAACGGCAAGACCCTCCTGGCGGACTCGGCGGAACAAGTCATGCGCATTTACGCTGATTTCATCTGA
- a CDS encoding TRAP transporter large permease: protein MALLLFGSFLALMFLGVPVAIAIALASMFVLIQDGIPLMLIVQRMFAGTDSFPLVAVPFFILAGDIMAKGQVSARLVDFADALLGFVRGGLSIVAVLAGMFFAAISGSGAATTAAIGSTLVPELKRKGYDTACSASLIAAAGTIGVVIPPSVPMILYAVMAQESVSRLFLNGFLPGVAMGAVLIAIAVRQACARSYPHGAAFSARNILRTFFRAVWGLITPVIILGGIFSGLFTPSEAAVVAVNYALFASLVIYRDMSLKDVYRIMCRSIMTTGVIMFLIATSAIMSWVLANYGIPALIAETVLGLSTNLYVILFLITLVILLTGIFVETASALIILTPVFLPLIRQLEVSLIHFGLIMVMGLAIGMITPPVAINLYVASSITGLSIERITRSIIPYMLGLLAVLWLVVYLPLFLPVLF from the coding sequence ATGGCCCTGCTGCTCTTCGGCTCGTTCCTGGCCCTGATGTTCCTCGGGGTGCCCGTGGCCATCGCCATTGCCTTGGCCTCCATGTTCGTCCTGATCCAGGACGGCATCCCCCTGATGCTCATCGTCCAGCGGATGTTCGCCGGGACGGACAGCTTCCCACTGGTGGCCGTGCCCTTCTTCATCCTGGCCGGAGACATCATGGCCAAGGGCCAGGTCTCGGCCAGGCTGGTGGATTTTGCCGACGCTTTGCTGGGGTTCGTCCGGGGCGGGTTGTCCATCGTCGCGGTGCTGGCCGGAATGTTCTTCGCGGCGATTTCCGGTTCCGGGGCCGCCACCACCGCGGCCATCGGCTCCACCCTGGTCCCGGAACTCAAGCGCAAGGGCTACGACACGGCCTGTTCCGCCTCGCTCATCGCGGCCGCGGGAACCATCGGCGTGGTCATCCCGCCCTCCGTGCCCATGATTCTCTACGCGGTCATGGCCCAGGAGTCCGTGAGCCGGCTGTTCCTGAACGGCTTCCTGCCCGGTGTGGCCATGGGCGCGGTGCTGATCGCCATCGCCGTGCGCCAGGCCTGTGCCCGCTCCTACCCGCACGGAGCGGCCTTTTCCGCGCGCAACATCCTGCGGACCTTTTTTCGCGCCGTCTGGGGGCTGATCACCCCGGTGATCATTCTCGGCGGGATTTTCTCCGGACTGTTCACCCCGTCCGAGGCCGCTGTGGTGGCCGTGAACTACGCCCTGTTCGCCTCACTGGTGATCTACCGGGACATGTCCCTGAAAGACGTCTACCGGATCATGTGCCGATCGATCATGACCACCGGGGTGATCATGTTCCTCATCGCCACTTCCGCGATCATGAGCTGGGTTCTGGCCAACTATGGAATTCCGGCCCTGATCGCCGAAACCGTGCTGGGCCTGTCCACGAACCTCTACGTGATCCTGTTCCTGATCACGCTGGTCATCCTGCTGACCGGGATCTTCGTGGAAACCGCCTCGGCCCTGATCATCCTCACCCCGGTCTTTTTGCCCCTGATCCGCCAGCTGGAGGTCAGCCTGATCCACTTCGGCCTGATCATGGTCATGGGCCTGGCCATCGGGATGATCACCCCGCCCGTGGCCATCAATCTCTACGTGGCCTCGTCCATCACCGGCCTGTCCATTGAACGGATCACCCGCTCCATCATCCCCTACATGCTCGGCCTGCTCGCCGTGCTCTGGCTGGTGGTCTACCTGCCGCTGTTCCTGCCGGTGCTGTTCTGA
- a CDS encoding TRAP transporter small permease, with translation MPSNNHSGRIPPSLIPEKLVHGVGRASSLVDAVAGVLAFCALTTMLVVITLQIVFRVFFQALPWSEELSRYLLVWTTFLGATMAYRRGVHIAVTFLVNSLPALLGRLVRIAGILASLIFFGTAMFYAVRYMQLQSFQVTASLRLPMPYVYAVMPAAFGVMSLHGLHALLLEIFPEHRPPAVMPVVDVTIRHEPIPVNPPADPSEPVARRTSGSSRGSGA, from the coding sequence ATGCCATCCAATAACCATTCCGGACGGATACCTCCGTCCCTGATTCCGGAAAAACTGGTCCACGGCGTCGGCAGGGCCTCAAGCCTGGTCGACGCCGTGGCCGGTGTCCTGGCCTTCTGCGCCCTGACGACGATGCTGGTGGTGATCACCCTGCAGATTGTCTTCCGGGTCTTTTTCCAAGCCCTGCCCTGGTCCGAGGAATTGTCCCGCTACCTGCTGGTCTGGACCACCTTTCTCGGGGCCACCATGGCCTATCGCCGCGGCGTGCACATCGCCGTGACCTTCCTGGTGAATTCCCTGCCCGCGCTTCTGGGCCGCCTGGTGCGCATCGCCGGCATCCTGGCCTCCCTGATCTTTTTCGGGACGGCCATGTTCTACGCGGTGCGCTACATGCAGTTGCAATCCTTTCAGGTCACGGCCTCCCTGCGCCTGCCCATGCCCTATGTCTACGCCGTGATGCCCGCGGCTTTCGGGGTGATGAGCCTCCACGGCCTGCACGCCCTGCTCCTGGAAATCTTCCCGGAGCATCGCCCACCCGCCGTGATGCCGGTCGTGGACGTAACCATCCGTCACGAACCAATCCCGGTGAATCCCCCGGCTGATCCTTCCGAACCGGTTGCCAGGCGGACTTCCGGCTCCAGCCGCGGGAGCGGCGCCTGA
- a CDS encoding TRAP transporter substrate-binding protein — translation MKRILFGLLTMALVLGGGLGITGQAQAAQKMNIRLAHVVNEQDGFHIAALKFKEIVEERTNGAVTVALFPNAQLGDERTLLEGMQMGTVDMGIITNGPVANFVEEIAVFELPFLFPTPEAAYGVLDGPIGRELLDNLERVNLKGLAYAERGFRNLTNSVRPVVTPDDMAGLKIRVMENPVYIDTFTTLGANAVPMAWTEALTAMRQKTIDGQENPVNVIHSFKLNEQQAHLSMTRHTYAPAIFVMGLAKWRGLSPEVQEIFLEAAQTAAEHERAVNAEMEAGQLQELADAGMQIVMEPDTAAFQAKVAPVYTKYGERFGAYLQRILDAIQ, via the coding sequence ATGAAAAGGATTTTATTCGGATTGCTGACCATGGCCCTGGTGCTGGGCGGCGGGCTCGGGATCACCGGCCAGGCCCAGGCTGCCCAGAAGATGAACATCCGTCTGGCCCACGTGGTCAACGAGCAGGACGGATTTCACATCGCGGCCCTGAAGTTCAAGGAAATCGTCGAGGAGCGCACCAACGGCGCCGTCACCGTGGCCCTGTTCCCCAACGCCCAGCTCGGGGACGAGCGGACCCTGCTGGAAGGAATGCAGATGGGCACCGTGGACATGGGCATCATCACCAACGGTCCGGTGGCCAACTTTGTTGAGGAAATCGCGGTCTTCGAGCTGCCCTTTCTGTTTCCCACTCCGGAAGCGGCCTATGGCGTTCTGGACGGCCCCATCGGCCGGGAGCTGCTGGACAATCTGGAACGGGTCAATCTGAAAGGCCTGGCCTATGCCGAGCGCGGCTTCCGCAACCTGACCAACTCCGTGCGCCCGGTGGTCACCCCTGACGACATGGCCGGCCTGAAGATCCGGGTCATGGAGAACCCGGTCTACATCGACACCTTCACCACCCTGGGGGCCAACGCCGTGCCCATGGCCTGGACCGAGGCCCTGACCGCCATGCGTCAGAAAACCATCGACGGCCAGGAAAACCCGGTCAACGTGATCCACTCCTTCAAGCTCAACGAGCAACAGGCCCACCTGTCCATGACCCGCCACACCTACGCCCCGGCGATTTTCGTCATGGGCCTGGCCAAATGGCGGGGTTTGAGCCCCGAAGTCCAGGAAATCTTCCTGGAGGCCGCCCAGACCGCCGCTGAACACGAGCGCGCGGTGAACGCGGAGATGGAAGCCGGTCAGCTCCAGGAACTGGCCGACGCGGGCATGCAGATCGTCATGGAGCCGGACACCGCCGCCTTCCAGGCCAAGGTCGCGCCTGTTTATACCAAGTACGGCGAACGATTCGGCGCGTACCTGCAGCGCATCCTGGATGCCATCCAATAA
- a CDS encoding peptidylprolyl isomerase encodes MDNPFVLIETNLGDLLIELYPDKAPRTVANFLQYVDAGHYDGTVFHRVVRGFVIQGGGYDRGLNKKPTPAPIPNEAENGLSNVKDSVAMARAPEKDSATDEFFINAADNGPDLDHQDDSDEGFGYAVFGQVVEGSDVVKKINWKVVKPTQDFPELPKDEVYIISARRFE; translated from the coding sequence ATGGACAATCCTTTCGTTCTCATCGAAACCAATTTGGGCGATCTGCTCATTGAACTGTATCCGGACAAGGCCCCGCGAACCGTGGCCAACTTCCTGCAATACGTCGACGCCGGCCACTACGACGGGACCGTCTTTCACCGGGTGGTCCGAGGATTCGTCATTCAGGGCGGCGGGTACGATCGCGGGTTGAACAAGAAACCCACGCCGGCCCCCATCCCCAACGAGGCCGAGAACGGGCTCTCCAACGTCAAGGACAGCGTGGCCATGGCCCGGGCCCCGGAAAAAGACTCCGCCACGGACGAGTTCTTCATCAATGCCGCGGACAACGGGCCGGATCTGGACCACCAGGACGATTCCGACGAAGGCTTCGGCTACGCGGTCTTCGGCCAAGTGGTGGAGGGCTCGGACGTGGTCAAGAAGATCAACTGGAAGGTGGTCAAGCCCACGCAGGACTTCCCGGAACTGCCCAAGGACGAGGTATACATTATTTCCGCCCGGCGCTTTGAATGA
- a CDS encoding universal stress protein, with translation MSNIKKILCAVDFSSVSEKVADSAKSLAKPLGAEVICIHVVPSGTIYADFGIPMNSMETFCTTMVSEGEKTLAEFMERHFSDMNHRGKVTCGDFSEEILNCAKEEQADMIVMGTHGRKGMDRLLFGSVAEKVLRQAPCPVVAVRPS, from the coding sequence ATGTCGAACATCAAGAAGATTCTGTGCGCGGTGGATTTCTCATCCGTCAGCGAAAAGGTGGCGGACAGCGCGAAATCCCTGGCCAAGCCACTGGGGGCTGAAGTCATCTGCATCCATGTGGTCCCGTCCGGAACCATCTACGCCGACTTCGGCATCCCAATGAACTCCATGGAAACGTTCTGCACGACCATGGTTTCGGAAGGAGAAAAGACCCTGGCCGAATTCATGGAGCGCCATTTCAGCGACATGAACCACCGGGGCAAGGTGACCTGCGGCGATTTTTCGGAGGAAATCCTGAATTGCGCCAAGGAAGAGCAGGCTGACATGATCGTGATGGGCACCCACGGACGCAAGGGCATGGATCGTCTGTTGTTCGGCTCGGTGGCCGAAAAGGTGCTCCGCCAGGCCCCTTGCCCGGTGGTGGCGGTGCGCCCGAGTTAG
- a CDS encoding helix-turn-helix domain-containing protein codes for MSKAREHMERMMDQIKANGGLGWVRKTTFTPQADGSFVRKITLRDGTIEKEEVIPPERCMVLAARTRTGLSQSQFADLLGISVRTLHDWEQGRRTPSGAARTLIKVAVKNPGVLREVMGT; via the coding sequence ATGAGCAAGGCGCGTGAACATATGGAGCGTATGATGGACCAGATTAAGGCCAATGGCGGGCTCGGCTGGGTGAGAAAGACCACCTTTACCCCCCAGGCCGATGGTTCCTTTGTCCGGAAGATCACCTTGAGGGATGGAACCATCGAGAAGGAGGAAGTCATTCCACCGGAACGGTGTATGGTTCTTGCCGCACGGACAAGGACGGGGCTATCTCAATCACAGTTCGCCGACCTCCTGGGCATTTCCGTCCGGACTTTGCACGACTGGGAGCAAGGAAGGCGGACTCCGTCTGGCGCTGCACGAACACTGATCAAGGTTGCCGTGAAAAATCCAGGAGTGCTTCGGGAAGTAATGGGTACATGA